Proteins found in one Serratia plymuthica genomic segment:
- the cspE gene encoding transcription antiterminator/RNA stability regulator CspE translates to MSNMIKGQVKWFNESKGFGFITPADGSKDVFVHFSAIQDQGFKTLAEGQNVQFSIENGAKGPSAANVTAI, encoded by the coding sequence ATGTCTAACATGATCAAAGGTCAAGTGAAGTGGTTCAACGAGTCTAAAGGTTTTGGTTTCATCACTCCAGCAGACGGCAGCAAAGACGTGTTCGTACACTTCTCTGCTATCCAGGATCAAGGCTTCAAGACCCTGGCTGAAGGCCAGAACGTACAGTTCTCTATCGAGAACGGTGCTAAAGGTCCGTCAGCGGCTAACGTTACCGCTATCTAA